Proteins from a genomic interval of Acidobacteriota bacterium:
- a CDS encoding MFS transporter: protein MSKPSNRAYFLLAFLTFLNILNFIDRQLISSMAPLLIKDLNLTNAQIGLLSGYVFLFFYTVMGLVLGTVADRTHRPRLIAAGLTIWSALTAISGMARGFLSLASARMLVGVGEATLSPAALSMLSDVFPPLQRAFATGIYYAGVPLGAGLSLLVSGWMAPRFGWRTSFYVLGGLGLVMVVLVLFLADPRRGAMEKKQSDIPHPPQSTLGILGDLFVGLQTAPALLLTVLGGITLTFSAAAGNHLVTWLVKERGFAFSNAAYIGGILFATGGLLGNVFGGWFADWCQRRYSGGRLWSMVIQGVIFPPIGIAFFSFPPDSPLFYVAWFLTSFGSSCWYGPLYAVTQDLAAIHIRSTMIAFMTLAVSCVGTGAGPWVAGMIGDSHSLSLGLKVCAFMPLLGTIPFALAARRFEADKQRVAEYAR, encoded by the coding sequence ATGTCAAAACCTTCAAATCGCGCCTATTTTTTACTGGCTTTCCTCACGTTCCTCAACATTTTAAATTTTATTGATCGCCAGTTGATTTCAAGCATGGCGCCACTGTTGATTAAAGATTTGAATCTGACAAATGCCCAAATCGGGCTGCTTTCCGGGTATGTGTTTTTGTTTTTTTATACCGTGATGGGACTGGTGCTTGGGACAGTGGCTGACCGTACCCACCGGCCACGGCTGATTGCGGCGGGGTTAACAATCTGGAGTGCCTTAACCGCCATTTCCGGAATGGCACGGGGTTTTTTATCGCTGGCTTCAGCCCGCATGCTGGTTGGTGTTGGTGAAGCGACGTTGTCTCCGGCGGCGCTTTCGATGTTGAGTGATGTGTTTCCACCGTTGCAGCGCGCTTTTGCCACCGGCATTTATTATGCCGGGGTGCCGCTCGGTGCCGGGTTGAGCTTGCTGGTGTCAGGCTGGATGGCACCCCGATTCGGCTGGCGGACCTCATTTTATGTGCTTGGCGGTTTGGGGTTGGTCATGGTGGTGCTGGTGTTGTTTTTGGCTGACCCACGACGTGGCGCAATGGAGAAAAAACAATCGGATATTCCCCACCCGCCGCAATCAACCCTTGGAATCCTGGGTGATTTATTTGTCGGGCTGCAAACCGCGCCTGCGTTGTTATTGACGGTGCTTGGCGGTATCACTCTGACCTTTTCCGCCGCGGCTGGAAATCATCTGGTGACGTGGCTGGTCAAGGAACGTGGATTTGCCTTCAGCAATGCGGCCTACATCGGAGGCATCCTGTTTGCCACCGGCGGATTGCTTGGGAATGTTTTTGGCGGCTGGTTTGCCGATTGGTGTCAGCGGCGATACTCGGGTGGACGGCTCTGGAGTATGGTGATTCAGGGCGTGATTTTTCCCCCGATTGGGATTGCCTTTTTTTCGTTCCCGCCAGATTCGCCGTTGTTTTATGTTGCCTGGTTTCTGACGTCGTTTGGAAGTTCGTGCTGGTATGGCCCGCTCTATGCCGTCACTCAAGATCTGGCGGCTATTCATATCCGCTCGACAATGATTGCCTTTATGACGCTGGCGGTCAGTTGTGTCGGAACGGGCGCCGGGCCGTGGGTTGCCGGAATGATTGGGGATTCCCATTCACTCTCACTTGGATTGAAGGTGTGTGCTTTTATGCCCTTGCTGGGAACGATTCCGTTTGCCCTGGCCGCACGGCGCTTTGAAGCCGACAAACAACGGGTGGCCGAATACGCAAGATAA